One Dromiciops gliroides isolate mDroGli1 chromosome 3, mDroGli1.pri, whole genome shotgun sequence DNA segment encodes these proteins:
- the LOC122746905 gene encoding zinc finger protein OZF-like: MVENSQNLLFLGIPVLREDLISHFEEREASWILSQIGLRNSCPDAESGSEVNETTAKLSLSVEDSHQQRLMSGGLCDFNLREICDLNIKIEKNLNNHYECDKDRKGFRQYSVLIQCKKMTSRNECFQYNEDRECFTEKVGLIQSSEKPPEMQICQGNNQEMTFNLSSDLIRHKRNYTEKMVYIFNEDGKTFSKNSKLTGQHKIHTSGKPYECNQCGKAFTNRSSLAIHERIHTGEKPYDCTQCGKTFRTRSSLSEHQRIHTGEKPYKCNQCGKTFRQSSSLYHHQRIHTGEKTYECIQCGKTFTKRSTLANHLRIHTGEKPYDCNQCGKTFRTRSSLSEHQRIHTGEKPYKCNHCGKTFRQSSSLYLHQRIHTVEKTYECNHCGKIFTKRSTLAIHQRIHTGEKIYDCSQCGKAFRDRANLANHVRIHTGEKPYECNQCGKAFTQNSNLAHHLRIHTGEKPYECNQCGKAFTQNSSLAVHQRIHTGEKPYECNQCGKTFRQNSTLVQHQRSHTGEKPYECNQCEKTFRQRVSLAQHQKIHTGEKL; encoded by the coding sequence ATGCGGAATCAGGGTCTGAGGTGAATGAGACTACTGCAAAGCTAAGCCTGTCTGTGGAAGACTCTCACCAGCAAAGATTGATGAGTGGTGGTCTCTGTGACTTCAATTTGAGAGAAATCTGTGACTTGAATATCAAGatagagaaaaatttaaataatcacTATGAATGTGATAAAGATAGAAAAGGTTTCAGACAATATTCAGTCCTAATTCAGTGTAAGAAAATGACCTCCAGGAATGAGTGTTTTCAATATAATGAAGATAGAGAATGCTTTACTGAAAAGGTTGGGCTTATACAGTCTTCTGAGAAGCCTCCTGAAATGCAAATATGCCAAGGTAATAACCAGGAAATGACCTTTAATTTGAGTTCAGACCTCATTAGACATAAGAGAAATTACACTGAGAAAATGGTTTATATATTTAATGAAGATGGGAAGACCTTCAGCAAGAACTCAAAGCTCACTGGCCAACATAAAATTCACACTTCAgggaagccttatgaatgtaatcaatgtggaaaagctttcacAAATAGGTCCAGTCTTGCTATACAcgagagaatccacactggagagaaaccttatgattgtactcaatgtggaaagactttcagaacGAGATCCAGTCTTAGTGAACATcaaagaatccacactggagaaaaaccttataaatgtaatcaatgtggaaagactttcagacaGAGCTCTAGTCTTTATCATCATCaaagaatccatactggagagaaaactTATGAATGTattcaatgtggaaagactttcacaaaaAGGTCCACTCTTGCTAACCATCtaagaatccacactggagagaaaccttatgattgtaatcaatgtggaaagactttcagaacAAGATCCAGTCTTagtgaacatcagagaattcacactggagagaaaccttataaatgtaatcactgtggaaagactttcagacaGAGCTCCAGTCTTTATcttcatcagagaattcacactgtaGAGAaaacttatgaatgtaatcaCTGTGGAAAGATTTTCACAAAAAGGTCCACTCTTGCcatacatcagagaatccatactggagagaaaattTATGATTGTAGTCAATGTGGGAAGGCTTTCCGAGATAGGGCCAATCTTGCTAATCATGtaagaatccatactggagagaaaccttatgaatgtaatcaatgtggaaaggctttcacgcAGAACTCCAATCTTGCTCACCATctgagaatccacactggagaaaaaccttatgaatgtaatcagtgtgggaagGCTTTCACACAGAACTCCAGTCTTGCtgtgcatcagagaatccacactggagagaaaccttatgaatgtaatcagtgtggaaagacattCAGACAGAACTCCACTCTTGTTCAACATCAGAGAagtcacactggagagaaaccttatgaatgtaatcagtgtgaaAAGACTTTCAGACAGAGGGTCTCGCTTGCTCAacatcagaaaatccacactggagaaaaatTATAG